The Terriglobales bacterium genomic interval CCTCCGCGTCGAGTCCGAGCTGCTGCAGCACGGCCTGCTCGCTATCGAACTTCAAGACTGACTTGTGATGGCAGTGCCCCTGCACGAGCGCTTTGCGCGCGAGCCGCGGGAGGCGGTCGGGAGCGACGTGGCGCGCGAGGAACTCGCTGAGCAGCACAGTCTGGCGGCGCAGCTTTTCGGCGCGCGGGTCGCCAGGAAGAAGGTTGCGGAGTTCGTCGCGGAAGACGGAGGCGCAACTGGGCTCGAGCACGACGATGGGAGTGCCGGCGGCGAGCTCGGGCGCGAGCTGTTCCAGCACGCGTTCGAGGTAGCGCTTCGCCGTCGCCAACATGCCGAAGTCGTAGAGCGGGCGGCCGCAGCAGAGGTGCGCGCGCGGGACGTCGACGGCGAAGCCGGCGTCGTCGAGCACGGCGGCGGCGGCTTGCGCGGTCTCGGGGAAAAAGTAGTTGTTGAAGGTGTCGGGCCAGAGCAGGACGCGCGAGCGCCCGACGTGGCGAGGCCGATGCCGGGCGAACCACGCCTGGAAGGTCCGCGGGGCGAACTCGGGGATGGCGCGCGCGCGCGGAATGCCCGCCGCGAGCTTGGCGAGATCGCGAAGGAGCGGCGTCTGCGTGACGAGGTTCACCGCGCCGGGCCAGAGCGACGCCAGCCGCGCCCACTGGTCGATGAAGCCGAAGGCGTAGGCGTGGCGCGGACGCAGGCGGCCCTCGAAGTAGTGCGCGAGGAACTCGGCCTTGTAGGTGGCCAGGTCGACGTTCACGGGGCACTCGCCCTTGCAGCCTTTGCACGCGAGGCAGAGGTCGAGCGCCTCCTTCACGTTCTCGTCGCGCCAGCCCTCGCGCAGCACGTCGCCTTGCAACATCTCCCAAAGCAGGTGCGCGCGGCCGCGCGTGGAATGCTTCTCCTCGCGCGTGACCATGTAGCTGGGGCACATGGTGTCGCGACCGGGCTCGACCCCGCGTTCCTTGCGGCACTCGCCCACGCCGACGCAGCGCAACGTGGCGTCGCTGAAGCGGCCGTGGTCGTCAGGAAACTGAAAATAGGTCCGCGGCTGCGCCGGACGATAGGCCGCGCCGAGGCGCAGGTTCTCGTCGGCACGATATGGGTCGACGACTTTCCCGGGGTTCATCCTCCCTTCCGGATCCCAGATGCGCTTGAACTCGCGAAAGGCTTCGACCAGCTCCGGCCCGAACATCTTGTGGAGGAACTCGGCGCGCGACTGTCCGTCGCCGTGCTCGCCGGAGAGCGAGCCGCCGTGCGCAACGACGAGATCGGTGGCTTCTTCCAGGAACTCGCGGAACTTGCGCACGCCGGGCGCGCTCATCAGGTCGAAGCTGATGCGGGTGTGCACGCAGCCCATGCCGAAGTGCCCGTAGAGCGCGCCGATGTAGCCGAACTTCTCGTAGAGCTTGCAGAGATCGCGCAGGTAGGCGCCGAGGCGCTCGGGCGCGACGGCGGAATCTTCCCAGCCCTCCCAGGTGACGGGCTGCCCGGGAACGAAGGCGGTGGCGCCGAGTCCGGCTTCGCGCGTCGCCCACACGTGCTTCTCTTCCTCGGGATCGTCGTAGAGCTTCATCGTGGGAGCTGAGGAGCTGTGCTTGAGCTTGTCCATCAGCTCGCGCGCGCGGTCGTCGGATTCCTGCTGCGTCTCGCCGCCGAACTCGACCAACAGCCAACCCCTCCCTTCCGGCAAGAGCTTCAGGTACTCCTCGTGCAGGCGCTTCTTCTTCATGTTCTCGACCAGCAGGCTGTCCAAGCCTTCGAGGCCGATGGGGCGAGACGGCAGGATGTCGGGGATGTGGTCGGCGGCGTGGTAGACGTCGGGATAGCCGAGCACGACGAGCGTGCGGTACTTCGGCCAGGGGACCAGATGGACCGTGGCTTCCAGGATGGTGACGAGCGTGCCTTCGGAGCCGACCAGGGCGCGCGCGAGGTTGAAACGGCCGTCTTCCCCGGGCAGCAGCGAATCGAGGTTGTAGCCGGAGACGCGACGCGGGATCTTCGGATAGCGCTCGGCGATGAGGCGCGCGTAGCGCTCGCGCATCCGCGCGACGCCGCGGAAGATCTCGCCCACGCGCCCGGACGCGGCAGCCTGGGCGGCGAGGTCGGCTTCGGTCATCCACCCGGCGCGCAGGCGGAGGCCGTCGTAGGTGAGGAGCTCGAGTTCCTCGGTGTTGTCCACGGTCTTGCCGGCCATCTGGGCGTGGACGCCGCAGGAGTTGTTACCCAGCATCCCGCCGAGGGTGCAGTGATTGTGTGTAGCGGGGTCGGGACCGAAGGTGAGGCCGTGCTGCTGCGCGGCCTCGCGCAAGTCGTCGAGCACGGTGCCGGGAAGGACGCGGGCGCGGCGAGCGGCGGGGTCGAGCGCGACGACGCGGTTCAGGTATTTCGACCAATCGAGCACGACGGCGACGTTGCAGCACTGGCCGGCGAGGCTGGTGCCGCCTCCGCGCGAGAGCACCGGCGCGCCGAACTCGCGGCACAGGCCGATGGTCGCGACCACGTCTTCGATACTGCGCGGCACGACGACGCCGATGGGGACCTGGCGGTAGTTGGAAGCATCGGTCGCATAGAGCGCGCGGCTGCCGGCGTCAAAGCGGACTTCGGCGGTGGTGCGCTGGCGCAGCGCCTGCTCGAGCGCTCGGAAGTCCACGGTCGCCGGCGGCGGCGCGATGCGGACCAGCGGGTTGTCATGCAGCGCGCTCATCGTCTCTTTCAAGCGGCATACCGCAGCGCGTCGGCGCGCTTCAGTTCAAGGCCCATGCCGGGGCGGCCGAGATCTGGCGCCAGCTTTCCGTCCACCGGTGTGCTGGCGCCGTCGAAGAACATCTGCTCGATGCGCGCGTGATCGTGGAAGTGCTCGATGGAGTGGCAGTTTGGGACGGCGCAGCACACATGCAAATGCAGCGCGGGGGCGGTGTGAGCAGAGAGCGGCATGTTCCACGCGGCGGCGAGCGCGGCCGCGCGCAGGAAACCGGTGATGCCGGCGCAGCGGGTCGCATCGGCTTGAAGGATATCGACCGCGCCGGCCTCGAGCATGCGACGGAAGTAGTAGTCGTCGTAGCCGTACTCGCCGGCGGTGATCGCCATGCGCGCGGGCGCGCGGTCGCGGATGAGCCGCAGTCCTTCGAGGTCATCGGATGAGACCGGCTCCTCGAACCACGTCACGCGCTGCTCGCGGAAGCGCTCGGCCATCGCGAGCGCCTGCTTGCGCGTGTAGGCGCCGTTCGCGTCGACGAACAGCTCGGCGCGCTCGCCGATGGCTTCGCGCGCGAGCGTCACCCTCGCGGGATCGCGCTCGGGCTCGCGACCGATCTTCATCTTCACCATGCCGATGCCTTCGCGCACCCAGTCGCCGAGCTGTGCCTGAAGCTGCGCGTCGTCATACGAAGTGAAGCCGCCGCTGCCGTAGACCGGGACGTCCTCGCGCGCCATCCCCAACAACTTTGCGAGCGGCATGCCGAGGAGACGGGCCTTCAAGTCCCAGAGCGCAGCGTCGACCGCGGCGATGGCCATGGAGCAGATGCCGGGGCGCCCGTTGTTGCGGATGGCGTGCACCATGCGATGCCACGCGCTTTCGATATCGAGCGCGTCGCGGCCGATGATGAGCGGCGTGAAAGTCGCACGGATGAGCTGGGCGATGCAGGCGTGCCCATAGGTGTAGCCAATGCCTGTGGTCGAGCCAGCGGTGAGCTCAACGAGAACCATCGTGGTGCTGTCCCATTCGAAGGTGCCGTCGGACTCCGGCGACGAGGTCGGGACGCGAAAAACGGACACCTCGAGGCGCGTGACCGGCGCTTCCCCGCTCCGGATTGGCTGGAGGTTCCCCACTAGGCCGCCTCGAGCTCGTCCAGCTCCTCACGCAGCCGGCGGCCGGAGGTCGCTAACGCGAACAAGAGAGCTGCGCCGGTGAGGATGCCGGCGAGCAGCGGCGCGCGATGCGTGGTGAACCAGAGCTGCCGGCTGCGGTCGAGCGCGCGCTCGTCGAAGCGGCCGTGGGCGCCGACGTCTCCCGGGACGGGCTTCCACAAATTGTTGGGGCGAGCAGGATCGGCGGGCTCGGAGGTCTGCTGCGCGTCGTAGCCGTTGCGCGCGAGATAGTGGTCGGCGAGGGAGGGCACGAGCTTGTCGGCCCAGATGGCCTTCACGGTGGAGCCGCCGACATAGACCTCGCGGCGGCGATGGTGCGCCGCCCAGTAGATAGCGCGCGCGGCGACCTCGGGCTGGAAGATAGGCGGGACCGGCTGCGCGCGGCGCGGCAGGCGGCTCTTCACCCAGTCGAACTGCGGGGTGTTGAGCGCGGGGAGCTGCACCATGCAGAGATGGATGTTGCTGTTGTCGTGCAGCAGCTCGGTGCGGAGCGATTCGGTGAAGCCGAGCACGGCGTGCTTGGCGGCGCAGTACGCGGACTGCAACGGGATGCTGCGGTAGGCGAGCGCGGAGCCGACCTGCACGATGGCGCCGCGGCCGCGCGCGCGCATGCGGCGCAGCGCGGCGAGGGTGCCGTAGACGGTCCCGAGATAGGTGACGGCGGTGACGCGGTCGAATTCGTCGGGCGTCATCTGGGCGACGGGCGAGAAGACGCTGGCCATGGCGTTGTTGATCCAGACGTCGATGCGGCCGAAGATGCGCTCGACCTTGGCAGCGGCGGCCTCGACCTGCCGCTGATCGGCGACGTCAGTGGGCAGCGCGATGGCTTCGGCGGCGCCGAGGCGCTCGGCCTCGCGGGCGGCGGCTTCCAGGCGGCGCGGCTCGCGCGCGAGCAGCGCGATGCGCGCGCCGTGGCGCGCGAATTCCTGCACGGTCGCGCGGCCGACGCCGGCGGAGGCGCCGGTGATGACGACGATTTCCCTGTCCATGCTGATTGGGATGCGCAGCAGGCAGGACTCGTGGTCTAGCGGCGCCTGGAGATTCGCGTATGGCGCGTTGGGCTGACTGCCGCGCCGCGCGGAGGTCCTCTATTGTTCGGCGAAGAAGGTCAGGATGCGCGCGGTGACCTCCTGCGGGCACTCTTCGGCGAGGTAGTGTCCGCAGCCGGAGATGGCGCCGCCCTGGACGTTGGTGGCGGCCTGCTGCATGGCCTTGAGCATGGTGTCGCCGGTGGCCTTGGCGATGTCGCCGCCGATGGTGAGCACCGGCATCTCCAGCTTCGTCTGCATGGACTTGCGGTTCTGCTGGTGGTCGGTGAAGAAGGCGCGGTAGTAGTCGAAGCCGGCCTTCATGTAGCCGGGCTTGGAATAGACGCGAGTGTACTCGGCGAGGTCGGCGCCGGCGACGGTGTCAGGGTTGAAGGACTTCGCCTGGAAGAACCACGCGAGATATTGGCGCTCGCGCCCTTTGGTCATCGCTTCCGGAAGGTCGGGCACGGCGTGCCAGAAGAACTGGAAGATCTTGTTGTGGGTGGCGTCGGAGAGCATGAAGGCCTGGTCGGGGGCGACGCCGGGGATGGCGGCGTCCATCAGCACCAGCTTTTTCGTGACGTCGCGGTAGTTGGCGGCGTAGGCGTAGGCGAGCCAGGCGCCGACATCGTGGCCGACGAGCAGGTGCTGCTGCACGCCGAGCTTGACGAGCGCGTCGTGCAGGTAACCGGCGATGGTCTCGGTGTCGTAGGCGGTGGCGAAGCCGGAATCGCCCTGGCCGGGCAGGTCGAAGGCGTAGACCTTGTAATGCTTCGCGAGGTCGGGCATGACCTTGCGCCAGGCGTACCAGCTCTCGGGCCAGCCGCCGACGAGCACGAGCGGCTCGCCTTCGCCGCCGACGACGTAATGCATCTTGGCGCCGCGCACGGTGACGTTGCCATGCTTGAAGTCCCTGGCGAAAGCCTTGGCGTCGAAGCGCTGGGCGAACGCGGCGCCGCAGAACGCGGCGAGCAGGAAAACGAGAGCAAGAACGCGACGCATGAGTGCTCCTCTTATTTGATCCAGGGACGATCCTGGTGCCACGACTGCGCCGGCCCGTAGAGGCGCGCCGGCGTCTGCTGCTCGTACGCGAGGTGCGCCGGCCGGTGGACCAGTTCCATGTACATGCCGAACGGGGAGACGAAATAGCGGATCTGCTCGCCCTTCTTGGCGGCGCCGCCCGGCAGGAACGGGCCCGCGAGCAGGCGCGCGCCGTTCTTCTGGAGGTAGGCGGAGG includes:
- a CDS encoding FAD-linked oxidase C-terminal domain-containing protein → MSALHDNPLVRIAPPPATVDFRALEQALRQRTTAEVRFDAGSRALYATDASNYRQVPIGVVVPRSIEDVVATIGLCREFGAPVLSRGGGTSLAGQCCNVAVVLDWSKYLNRVVALDPAARRARVLPGTVLDDLREAAQQHGLTFGPDPATHNHCTLGGMLGNNSCGVHAQMAGKTVDNTEELELLTYDGLRLRAGWMTEADLAAQAAASGRVGEIFRGVARMRERYARLIAERYPKIPRRVSGYNLDSLLPGEDGRFNLARALVGSEGTLVTILEATVHLVPWPKYRTLVVLGYPDVYHAADHIPDILPSRPIGLEGLDSLLVENMKKKRLHEEYLKLLPEGRGWLLVEFGGETQQESDDRARELMDKLKHSSSAPTMKLYDDPEEEKHVWATREAGLGATAFVPGQPVTWEGWEDSAVAPERLGAYLRDLCKLYEKFGYIGALYGHFGMGCVHTRISFDLMSAPGVRKFREFLEEATDLVVAHGGSLSGEHGDGQSRAEFLHKMFGPELVEAFREFKRIWDPEGRMNPGKVVDPYRADENLRLGAAYRPAQPRTYFQFPDDHGRFSDATLRCVGVGECRKERGVEPGRDTMCPSYMVTREEKHSTRGRAHLLWEMLQGDVLREGWRDENVKEALDLCLACKGCKGECPVNVDLATYKAEFLAHYFEGRLRPRHAYAFGFIDQWARLASLWPGAVNLVTQTPLLRDLAKLAAGIPRARAIPEFAPRTFQAWFARHRPRHVGRSRVLLWPDTFNNYFFPETAQAAAAVLDDAGFAVDVPRAHLCCGRPLYDFGMLATAKRYLERVLEQLAPELAAGTPIVVLEPSCASVFRDELRNLLPGDPRAEKLRRQTVLLSEFLARHVAPDRLPRLARKALVQGHCHHKSVLKFDSEQAVLQQLGLDAEVLASGCCGMAGSFGFESDKYDVSIAVGERALLPAVRAADRETFILADGFSCREQIAQQTGRHALHLAEVIQLAKQGAAVEGPPETALIRKRAAARRKARSRAATTLGLLAAGAFVFWRLARK
- a CDS encoding enolase C-terminal domain-like protein — encoded protein: MGNLQPIRSGEAPVTRLEVSVFRVPTSSPESDGTFEWDSTTMVLVELTAGSTTGIGYTYGHACIAQLIRATFTPLIIGRDALDIESAWHRMVHAIRNNGRPGICSMAIAAVDAALWDLKARLLGMPLAKLLGMAREDVPVYGSGGFTSYDDAQLQAQLGDWVREGIGMVKMKIGREPERDPARVTLAREAIGERAELFVDANGAYTRKQALAMAERFREQRVTWFEEPVSSDDLEGLRLIRDRAPARMAITAGEYGYDDYYFRRMLEAGAVDILQADATRCAGITGFLRAAALAAAWNMPLSAHTAPALHLHVCCAVPNCHSIEHFHDHARIEQMFFDGASTPVDGKLAPDLGRPGMGLELKRADALRYAA
- a CDS encoding SDR family oxidoreductase encodes the protein MDREIVVITGASAGVGRATVQEFARHGARIALLAREPRRLEAAAREAERLGAAEAIALPTDVADQRQVEAAAAKVERIFGRIDVWINNAMASVFSPVAQMTPDEFDRVTAVTYLGTVYGTLAALRRMRARGRGAIVQVGSALAYRSIPLQSAYCAAKHAVLGFTESLRTELLHDNSNIHLCMVQLPALNTPQFDWVKSRLPRRAQPVPPIFQPEVAARAIYWAAHHRRREVYVGGSTVKAIWADKLVPSLADHYLARNGYDAQQTSEPADPARPNNLWKPVPGDVGAHGRFDERALDRSRQLWFTTHRAPLLAGILTGAALLFALATSGRRLREELDELEAA
- a CDS encoding alpha/beta hydrolase; protein product: MRRVLALVFLLAAFCGAAFAQRFDAKAFARDFKHGNVTVRGAKMHYVVGGEGEPLVLVGGWPESWYAWRKVMPDLAKHYKVYAFDLPGQGDSGFATAYDTETIAGYLHDALVKLGVQQHLLVGHDVGAWLAYAYAANYRDVTKKLVLMDAAIPGVAPDQAFMLSDATHNKIFQFFWHAVPDLPEAMTKGRERQYLAWFFQAKSFNPDTVAGADLAEYTRVYSKPGYMKAGFDYYRAFFTDHQQNRKSMQTKLEMPVLTIGGDIAKATGDTMLKAMQQAATNVQGGAISGCGHYLAEECPQEVTARILTFFAEQ